The Paenibacillus beijingensis nucleotide sequence GGCGCAATATGCGGCGGCGCTCGGCAGCCGCGGCAAGCGGATGCAGCCGCAGTTCGTGAACGAAATCAAGGATGCGGACGGCAATGTCGTTCAGTCGTTTAAGCCGAAAGTGCTTAACTCGGTGACGTATCCGGATTCGTACTGGAACGAGATTTTCCGCGGCATGTCGAAAGTTTCGGTGCAGGGCTTTGATGGCGCGAACTACTCGTTCCTGCGTAAAACCGGTACGTCCGAGCAAGATGTAGGCGACCGCAAAAAGGTCGAAAACGCCGTATTTATCGCACTGGCCCCGGCGGAGAATCCGGTAATCGCCGTGTCGGTCGTCATTCCCGACGGCGGCTTCGGCGGATACGGCGCCGCTCCTGTCGCGCGGCAAATTATCGACGCTTACGACGATTACATCGGCCTGAACGGAACGCCGCGCAAGGCGGCGAACGCGCCCGCCTCGGGCGGGGCAGCGGGCAACGCTTCGGCAGGCACGGCCCCGGCAGGCACGGCGGCAACCGGTACGGCTAACACTGATACGGCCGCAGCGGCGGGGGCGGCTCGTTAAACTCCGGCAATTGCAAGCAGATGACCCGGCGAATGTTGGATAAGCATCAACGATCGTACTGCCCTTCGAACGCTGCAATCGTTCTGCACCGAAGGGGTAATTTTTGAAATACATGCGATCGTACATCTTTTTTCTTTTTATATCAAGACTTTGTTAAAATTCCTCCAAAACCGAAACTACTTTTTTTGTCAACTCCATCTCACGTTCAGGCCATAAAAGCCTGGAATTCCTGTACGATCAGGTATTCTCTCCAGACATGAGATTTCGATGGATAAAGCCTGCACCGATGCAGGTTTAGCGAAGGACCTCCAATTCACCCCGCTTTGCCGGCGGTGTGAATTGGAGGTCCTTTTGCGTCAATAGAGGATGTTCCGAAATTGACGATACCAGAGGGATAGGGTATCTCGTCTACTTTACCCATCCAAGCGGAATGATTACAATGTTTCTCAAGCAGAATCGACGCACAGTAACTTGGACCTATAACGTTTGCTTAACTTTTACTGCTTCCGGTTCGTCGTATCGGTTAAGAACGTTGCGGATTGGCGTGAACAAAGATCCGAGGAACGCATCCCTGAGGACGTCGCATGGCAATTGATCTTGACGGGGATGGATTGGTTCTGATGCGACCACCTGAAGGGGCAGGGAAGCAGTGAGGAGGAAAGTGAGAAGTAAAGCAGTTGCCAACCTTTTTTGCAGCACGGTCTATCCCTCCTTTGATGGAGTTATTTTACTCCCGACAGACTAAGAATATCCAGTCGCTTGTCAGAACCCCGATGCGGCCATTTTGACTTGTATTAATGAGTTTGCTGGTTACAGCCTTCGTACGTCTTACCGGAAACAGAGCGGAGCGGTCCGTTCTGTTCTATTCTGTTTTTTTCATTTCAGCGTGCCAAAATCGAATCATATAACGCCAAAATAGGTAAGCGTATTCAACTGACGGTGGAGCTATAATGGACATGAGCCGAATGGAACGAAGATCACCCGGCCGATCCTTCGAACGGGCATTTACCGAGTCTTCCGTTTAAAATCCTTGCGAATTGTGATAAAATGGCTCTAACAGTCGCTAGGAGGATACAATGGGAAATTATAAACTGCTCGCACTCGATATGGACGGTACACTGCTCAATGACGAACAAATGATCAGCGAAGAAAACCGCGTTTGGATTCATAAGGCGCTTGATGCCGGCGTGACGGTAAGCTTTTCGACCGGACGAGGCTTCCAAAGCGCGCTTCCTTTCGCCGAAATGCTCGGGCTTGACACGCCGATGATTACGGTCAACGGCAGCGAAATTTGGAGCAAGCCGCACGTGCTTCACCGGCGGACGCTGATGAATCCGGGAGACATGAAGCGGATGCACAAGCTGGCGCTCCAGTACGGAGAGCCGTGGTATTGGGCTTACTCGGTTGAAGGTATTTTCAACAAGGAGAAATGGATCCGGCCGGAGGAAGAGTACGACCATTATCACTGGCTCAAGTTCGGTTTTTATACCGAGAACGATTTCACCCGCAAGGCGCTCCGGGAGGAACTGGAGAGCTGGGGGGCGTTCGAAATTACGAACTCCTCTCCATACAACCTGGAAATGAATCCGCTCGGCGTTTCGAAGGCAACTGCGGTTCGCGAGCTGTGCGGGCTGCTCGGCATCGAGATGTCGCAGGCGATTGCCGTAGGCGACAGCTTGAACGATATCGCGGCAATCCGCGAGGCCGGACTCGGCGTCGCGATGGGCAACGCGCAGGATGCGGTGAAGGAAGCCGCTGATGCCGTGACGCTGACGAACAACGAGCACGGCGTGGCCGAAGTGATCCGCAAATTCATTTTCGAAGAGAATGCTTCTTATGAACGTAACGCTTGAAATCATCGGCTGGGTGCTGGTAGTCGCGCTGTTTGCGGTCGGGATGGCCGGAGCGGTCTATCCGATTTTACCGGGTGCGCTTGCGATTTATGCCGCTTTTTTCGTCTACGGTCTGTTCCTCGGCTTTGGGGAATTCGGCGTTGTGTTCTGGACGCTGCAAACGCTCATTGTCGCCATTCTGTTCATTGCCGATTACGCCGTCGGGGCATGGGGCGTGAAGAAATACGGCGGCTCCAAAGCTTCGGTTTACGGCAGCACCATCGGCATTATTATTGGTCCGTTCGTCATTCCCGGCTTCGGGCTGCTGCTTGGACCGCTGCTGGGAGCCGTTATCGGCGAGCTGATCGCCGGCTCGGATTTCAAGCAATCCGTGAAGGTCGGCTTCGGCGCGGTGGTCGGTTTGTTCACGAGCACCGTCGTCAAAATTATTTTGCAGCTGGTCATGATCATCCTGTTTATCATTTGGATTATTTAATCCTCATTCAATCAGACCATTTAAAAGGAGATCATACACATGATCAAAGTGACGATTTGGAACGAATTTGTGCACGAAAACATTCATGAAAAAGTGAAAGAGGTTTATCCGGACGGCATTCATAACGCGATCGCCAAAGGCATTGCGGACAGCAGCTTCCAGATCCGGACGGCTACGCTCGATCAGCCGGAGCACGGCTTGACGGAAGAAGTGCTTGCCGATACCGATGTGCTGATTTGGTGGGGCCATATGGCGCACGACAAAGTCGACGACGCCATCGTAGAGCGCGTCCAGCAGCGCGTTTGGAACGGCATGGGTCTCGTTGTGCTGCACTCGGCCCATTTTTCGAAAATTTTCAAAAAGCTGATGGGCACCGGCTGTGATCTGAAATGGCGCGAAGCGGGCGAGCGCGAACGGATTTGGGTCGTCAATCCCGCCCATCCGATCGCCGCGGGTCTGCCCGAGCAGTTCAGCCTCGAGGAAGAGGAAATGTACGGCGAGCACTTTGACATTCCGGCACCGGACGAGCTCGTTTTCGTCAGCTGGTTCGAAGGCGGAGAAGTGTTCCGCAGCGGCTGCACGTTCTCGAGAGGACAAGGAAAAATTTTCTACTTCCGTCCGGGCCATGAGACGCATCCGACGTACTACAACGAGAACGTGCTCCATGTTATACGCAACGCCGTAAACTGGGCGGCTCCGTCCAATGCGGCAGCGCCGGTTCGCGGACACCGTCCGGAGCCGCTGGAGACGATCAAGGTGAAGCAGCCTCAATAAGCTGCCGGAAGCTTAATGCGCATAGACGAAACGCCGCATGTACCGTGTGGCGTTTTTTTGTGTTAAACTAGCAAAAGGTTTTGTTGGAACGCGCAATACAGCCCTATTGATGGAAGAAGGATTCGCACTCATGGTCAAAAAAGATTCGCTCATTAAAGGTACGCTTATATTGGCGGCGGCAGCGCTCGTCGCCCGGTTTCTCGGCATTTTTCAGCGGGTACCGCTCGATTATATGGTTGGCGATGACGGTGACGTCTATTTCGCGGTTGCCAATACCGTCTATATGTATCTGCTTATTATCGCGACGGCCGGCATTCCGAGCGCGATCAGCAAAATGGTGTCGGAGCGCTACGCACTCGGCCGTCCAGCCGAAGCGCAGCAGATCTACAGGGCGGCGCTGATCTTCGGCGCGGTAACGGGCATCGTACTGGCGGCGCTGCTTTACGCGCTGGCACCGCTCTATTCCAGCTTCATCGCCAAGACGCCGGGGGCGGATATATCCGTCCGTGCCATCGCGCCGGCGCTGCTGCTGTTTCCGGTCATCGCGATGATGCGCGGTTATTTTCAGGGACGGCAAATGATGGCCGCCGGCGGCATCTCGCAAATTGTGGAGCAGATCATGCGCGTTGTGCTCGGGATCGGCATTGCGCTGATCGTGCTGAACTGGGGTTGGGGGGACCGCTGGATCGCCGCGGCCGCAACGTTCGGCAGCGTGTTCGGCAGTATCGGCGCTTTTGCCGTCATGCTGTGGTACGGCCGCAAGCTGAAAAGAATGGACGCGGCAGAAGCGGCGCTCGCCCGGCGGGACACTTCTTCAGCGGCACCCGACGCCTCAGCTGCAGCGGTCGAGTCGGCAGCGGCCGCAAAAACCGAACAGCGGGTGAAGCTACCGTTCCGTTCCATCTACAAAGAAATTTTCTCTATGTCGCTGCCGGTCGTCGTAACCGCGATGACGGTTCAGTTTCTTTATCTGGTTGATACATCGTTTTTTGTGCGTCTGACGGAATCGTATTATTCTTCGTATGCTGCGGCAAAAGAGGCAATGGGTTATCTTACTTTCAATGCCCAGGCGATTGCCGGAATTCCGCCGATCCTGGCGATTGCGCTCAGCCAGTCCATCATCCCGGTGATCTCCGCTGCCAACTCGGTGCGGAACATGGATGAGGTGCAGCGGCAGGCGTCGCTCGTCATGCGGATCGTCGTCTTCACCGGCGTGCCCGCCGCTCTTATATTAACCGTAGCGGCGTATTCCGTGAACGGCCTGCTGTTCAGCAGTCCGGCGGGGAGCGGGATGGTAGCGGCGCTGACGGCGGGAACGATTTTTCAGATTACGATGATGACCAGCAATTCCATTCTGTTCGGACTCGGAAAGCCGCGGCCGGCGATGATCCACACGTTGCTCGGGTTCGCCGTGAAGATCGCCGCCAGCCTCGCGCTCGCTCCGCTTCTTGGCGGATACGGCCTTGTGCTCGCTTCCACGCTCTGCTTCCTGCTTATTACCGTGCTTAATCTGAGAGTCGTAAGAAGCAGCGTGAAGCTGGCCGTGCTCGGTAAGCGTTGGCCGGCTTATCTGCTCACGATCGTGGTTACCGCCGGAGCCGGCTACGGCGTTGACGTGCTGGTGCGCGGAGCGCTTGAAGGCGCCCTGCCGCCGAAGCTCATTTATTTGCTGGGCTGTATGGCGACGGGGCTTGTCACGCTTGGGCTGTATGCGCTGCTGCTGATCATGCTGCGAGTCGTAACGGAAACCGAAGCGAAATCGTTTCCGGGTCCGCTGCGCAAGCTGCTGCTCCCGCTTGTCCGCAGACTGGGCCGCAGCCGCGCGGCGTCTGTGAAAGCCGATTAATCCGCTTTCGTGCCGGTGCGCGAATCTTGTCAAAGCGGCAGGCTGTACGCTACAATGGGAGTCAACTGGTGATCATTACAAATCGCTGTTGAGCCAGCGCGAAGTCCATTTATATGAGCGCAAGGAATAAGGGGATGATTCAGAATGGAAAAGGTGCAAAGCGAAGAGGCGTTCCGTTCGGCGGTGTCGGACAGCGGCGTAACCGTAGCCGTGTTTAAGACGACCTGGTGCCCGGACTGCCACTTTATCAATCCGTTCATGCCGGATTTGGAAACCAAATACGCTGGCCGTATTAAATTCATCGAGATCGACCGGGACGATCTGCCGGATCTGTGCTCGGAGCTTAATATTCTTGGCATTCCGAGCTTTATCGCGTTCCGCGGCGGCAGCGAAGTGATCCGCTTTGTGAGCAAGCTGCGCAAGACGCGCGAGGAGATCGAACAATTTCTGGACCGCGCCCTGCAAGTAAGCGATGCGATGCCGCAAGCTTGAGAAGCCTTTTTTGAAACCGCACGAACCTTCGTTAAGAAGGGGCGTGCGGTTTTTTCAACATTAGCGCGCCTAGCCAAGCTAGGGACAACTAGCCGGTGAAAGTCCGGTCGAGGTAAGAGCCAAAATTTCGGGGCAGGAAGTCTTCCGCCTCGTTTTTGTTTTCCTTATGGCTGCTCGGTTTTGGGACAATCTTGAGACAGGGGAGTCCTCGAGCAGTGCACGGCGGCGAATGGCGGCGAACGAATGCATGAAACTGGCCTAACGAATCGTAAAACCGTTCGTTCAGGAATAAGGAGACTTCTTGAGCGATAACGAACCCTGCAATCACTATTTCATCACAAAACAACCCAACCGAGTCGATATGAATCCAATAGTGACGCTACGATTCGTTAGAACCTGGAACAGGTTCAAAAGGTACAAATAACGATGGCTCGGTTCGTTAGCCATACGATGATAGGCTTGATGCAAAATGGATGCCGTTTACGGCGTTCATTAGCTTCATGCTTACCATACCGGTCGCGGGAGGGGCCAAGCCCCTTCTTTTACTGCGTTCTTTAGGGCAGAATAGAAAATGGGCAGTTGCAGAATATAGCGGGAATCGTCACATTTTCAACATGGCTTTTGTCATTTTATATCGATATAATGGTTTGTAATGATTTTCGGGAAGGTGTGATTTGTAATGATATCCGGCCGTTATCGCGCGCTTGCATGGGCATCGTGTGTCGGAATGTTTATCGTCCTCATTGCGGGCTCCACGGTGACGACAACCGAATCCCAACTCGGCTGCGGACATGATTTTCCGCTTTGTAACGGGAAGTTCGTACCGGCTCATACGTTTGAATCGCTCGTTGAATATTCGCACCGGTTTATTACCGGTATTGTAGGGCTATTGATCGTGGCTACGTTCATCGCGACGCTTAGGCTGTACCGCAAACATAGGGAAGCGGTCATGTATGCGACGGCTTCGCTGGTGTTAACAATTATTCAAGCTGTTATGGGCGCTCTCGCGGTTGTCTATTCCCAGTCGCCGCCGGTGCTTGCGCTTCATTTCGGCATTTCGTTGCTTGCGGTCGCAAGCACGGCGCTGCTCGTCGTCTGGGTGCGGAGGATGGACAGGGGCTATGCGCAGCGCGCAGGCGAACCTGTGCCTCGCTTCATATACAATTTCGTTTTGTTTATCGCGGTCTACTGTTATGTCGTCGTTTATTTGGGCGCATTTATCCGCCATACCGATTCCGGCGGCGGCTGTCTCGGCTGGCCGCTGTGCAACGGCGAATTCGTCCCGGAAATTAACGGAGCGACAGGAATCGTGTTCCTGCACCGGATTGCGGGACTGCTGCTCTTTATTCTTATAGCGATGTTCTATCTGATCATGAAGCGGGTTCATAGCGGACGGACAAGCATGCGCGCATCCGCCAAGTGGGCGCTTGTGCTCGTCATTGTACAAATTTTGAGCGGCGCGCTGTTGACCGCTACGATCGGCGACGAGAAGAAATTTGTCTTTACCAGCTTGCTGCATAACGTCATCGTGACGGGGTTGTTCTCCGTTATTCTCGATATGGGAATCCAGGCGTGGCGAACACGGGGAGGTCGTCTTGGTTCATGAATCATAATTTAAGGCAATTTGTCGAGCTGCTTCGCAGCGAAGGGGACCTGGCCGTCATCGACGCGCCGGTCGATCCTTATCTGGAACTGGCGGAAATTCATAGACGGGTAATCGAACAGGAAGGACCGGCGCTGCTTTTCACGAACGTGACAGGCAGCTCTTTTCCTGTTCTGACGAACATGTTCGGCACCGCGCGCCGCGTCGATCTCGCTTTTGGACCGAGGCCGGAGGCGCTGATGAAAAATATTGTCGGCGCGGCCGACCGTCTGCTGCCCCCGTCGCTTGGCGCCGTATGGGGCGAGCGCGGCCTGATCAAAGATGTGCTGAAGGTCGGGCTGAAGACGGTAGCCCCTTCGAATGCGCCGGTGCTGGAAGTGTGCCGCAAGGACAAGCCGCTTGCCGGCCTTCCGGTGCTTACAAGCTGGCAGGAGGACGGGGGACCGTTCGTCACGCTGCCCCTCGTCTATACGGAACATCCGGAGCACCGCAAAAAGCATAACCTGGGCATGTACCGGATGCAGGTATTCGACGATTCCACAACCGGCATGCACTGGCAAATCCATAAAGGCGGCGGCTTTCATTATTACGAGGCCGAGAAGCGGAATGAACCGCTGCCGGTGACGGTATTTCTCGGCGGGCCGCCGGCGCTTATCGCGTCGGCGATCGCTCCGGTGCCGGAACATTTGCCGGAGCTGATGATCGCATCGCTCATTCTCGGCGACAAACTGCCGGTCGTTACCGACCCGTACGGACCGCACCGTCTGCCGGCACAAGCGGAGTTCGCCATCAGCGGCAGCGTTCCGCCCCATCTGCGGCGTCCGGAGGGACCGTTCGGCGATCATTTCGGCTATTACTCGCTGACGCACGATTTTCCGGTATTCAATGTGAACCACGTCTGGCACCGGAAGGATGCCATCTATCCGGCGACGATCGTCGGCAAGCCGAGGCAGGAAGACTACTACTTGGGCGAATATTTGCAGCGGCTGCTCGGGCCTGCCTTCCCGATGGTCATGCCGGGGGTGCGCGACCTGTGGGCGTATGCCGAAACGGGCGTTCACGCGCTGGCTGCCGCCATCGTTCGGGAAAGCTATTCCCGCGAAGCGCTCGGAACCGGCTTCCGCATTCTAGGCGAAGGACAGCTGTCGCTCACCAAGGTGCTGATGCTGACCGACCAGCCGCTCGACCTGTCCCGCTTCGACACGCTGCTGGAGACGGTGCTGGAGCGTTTCCGGCCGGAAACCGATCTGTTCGTCTTCGATAAAACGTCGCACGATACGCTCGATTATACGAGCGGCAAGCTGAATCACGGCAGCAAGGCGATTCTGCTCGGCGTAGGAGAGCCGGTCCGGTCGCTGCCGGGAGAATACAGCGAAGGCCCGCTGGCCGATATTAACGATATCGCCGTTTACTGCCGCGGCTGCCTGACCGTATCCGGCGCTTCTTACGCGTCTGATCCGGAGCTGCCGCAGCGTGTGCTCGGAGAGCTTCTGGAGCGAGGCACCGATTGGCCGCTCGTCGTGCTGGTCGACGACGCCAAGCAGACGGCAAGCGCGCAGACGCCGTTTTTATGGACGGTATTTACCCGTTTCAACCCGGCTGACGATATTTACGCCGCAACCGATGTGCAGCGGCATCACTTGGGATACCGGCTGCCGCTTGTCATCGATGCCCGCATGAAGCCGGGCTATCCGGATGAGCTCTTCCCGCGCGAAGATATTGTGCAAAAGGTAGACAGCCGCTGGAAGGAATATTTCCCGGGCTGAATCACGGCACCTTACGAAGTGGTTTTGCTGAGGCAAAACCTTAAGCCTATGCTTACGATGCTGATTTTGACTTATGTCTAACCTTAATGATGCTGGTTTGACTTACCCAAAGCCTTAAGGAGGACGACATGCTTCGATTCCTGTTCGGCGAATCGCCGCATACGCCGCAGGGTGAGCTTGCGGATGCGGTGAAATCGATGACGGCCGCGGCCGCCTATTTCCGCCGGGAAGCGGAGCGGGGCCGCGACATGAACCACAAGCAACGGACATACGAAATATGGACGCTCGGCCTGATCTCGTCGCTCGATGAGCTTGAGCAGAGCCATTATGCCGCACAACGGTTCGGAAGCCGCATCCGGAGCGATACGTATGCCGGATTAACGGATGAAGAGCGGCTTGATTACCGGCGTTACGTCTATTTCGACAAAAATATGTTTATCCGGCTGTTCGCCCTGCTCGATAAGCTTGGTACGCTGCTGAACGATCGGCTGGCGCTTGAAACGGAGCGGGTGAAGCCGTATTTTTCGTATTTCACGGTGCTGCGGCGGATGCGGGAGCGCAGGCTGCACGGGCAGCTTGCGGCAGCTTTGAACGAAGTGAACGACAAATACGAGGATTCGATGACGCGACTGCGCAAACGGCGGAACGTCGAAGTGCACAATATGAACTCTGAGCTGCAGGACGACTTGGCGCAGAGCCGTCTTCATTACGGGACGGAGATGAAGCTGGAAAATTTGCAGCAGCAAATCGACGATTCCGCGGCGGGACTGGCCATGGCTGCGGAAACGCTGCGAATCGCGTTTGACTACCTGAACTCCGCGCGGAGATAGCATTCCTGAATATGGTATACTGGCACCATGCATATGTAGTCGGGGAGGGAGAAGCTTGGAGCTGCAGGGCCGCACCGTACTGATCACGGGAAGTGCAAAGGGATTGGGCCGGCGTACTGCTATGGAGCTTGGCGCCAAAGGCTGCAATGTCGTACTGAACTACAAAACGAGCGAAGCGGAAGCGCTGCGGCTGTGCGCGGAAATATCGGATCTCGGCGTCGGCTGCGCCGCCGTGCAGGCGGATATTTCGCAGCCGGACGACGTCGAGCGGCTCGGCGCGGAAGCGGAGAGGCTGTTCGGCGGCGTTGACATTCTGGTTAACAATGCGGGGCCGTTCATCCGGGAGCGGCGCGTATTCGCCGAGTATGATCGCGAAGATATCGTCGGACTGCTGCACGGCAATCTTCTTGGCGCCATGCTGCTCGATCATCGGCTGCTGCCGGGCATGAGAGAGCGAAGGTGGGGTCGCATCGTGCACTTCGGCTTTGGCCGTGCAATGGAAGGCAGAGCCTGGCCGCACCGCGCCGTATATGCCGCCGCCAAGACGGGTCTTGTATCGTTTACCAAGACACTGGCCGTCGAGGAAGCGGAATACGGCATTACCGTCAATATGGTCTGTCCGGGAGATATCCGCGGCGAGAATAAAGAGAAGTCGATTTCCGAAGTGATCGGCGTACCTGACGACGAATCGCCGCGCGGAAGGCCGGGTACGGGCGAGGATGTTGCCAGGGTCATCACCTTTTTGTGCCTGCCGCAGTCCGATTTTTTAACCGGTAACATCATTGACGTAACCGGAGGGCTCGACCCGATCCGGCCGTCCATCAAACGGTAGCCGTTCAGGTATTGGCTAAAAAAACGTAACCCGAATAACGACGGAGCGGAACAAAAAAGAGTCTTTCCGGCGGTTTAACGAACCCGCATCGGAAAGACTCTTTTAATTCGTATCGTTGCTTTTGTGAAGCGCTCATATTAGAATACTTGAACAACCTCTTGCACGCCTTCCACTTCTTCAAGCAAAGCGCGCTCGATGCCGGCTTTCAGCGTAATGGTGGAACTAGGGCAGCTGCCGCATGCGCCCATCAGACGCAATTTAACGATGCCGTCCTCCACGTCAACCAGTTCAACGTCACCGCCGTCGCGCTGCAGAAACGGGCGGAGTTTGTCCAGAACGTCGAGCACTTCATCATACATCGTGCTTTGTGCATTCTCGCTCATTGCAATTCACTCCTTTCTCCCCTATTATAATACAAAGCCATTCAAATGAAAATGGACTCCTTAAACCGGCACGCCCGGTATTTTTGTATAAGCAGGTGAACATCATGCTGAAACCAATGATTGAATTTTGCGCCAGCAACATGCATCATGGCACCCGAAGGCTCCTCGAGAAGCTCGAAGAGAATCCCGAACTGGATGTCATCGAGTACGGCTGTCTGGGCAACTGCGGCGAATGCTACCTGGCGCCGTTTGCGCTTGTGAACGGAGAGATTGTCTCCGCTGAAGATGTGGAACAGCTTGAAGAGCGGATCCGGGACGTGCTGAAGGACCAGCAGGCGGACCGGGAAGCGCTGGACAAGCTGATCGACGATCTGTAAGCGCGAACCGGCCGCCGGCCGGCTTGTCCGCTATCCGAAGTGACGCTTGGATTTCCAGAGCACGCCGCTCTTAAGCAGACGGGGCACACGTCCGACGAGCGACGTTTTGCCCATCAAACCGAACCCGGCTTTTTTGCCGAGGGAGCCGAGTACGCCCTTGAGCCTGATCGGGGACATCTTCGGCTCTTTGCCTTTCCAAAGCGCCTGCATCACTTCCGCGACCTGCTTGCCCATTGCGCCCGCGAGCTGCCCGCTTGGGGAATAAGGGACGGATGCGCAGTCGCCGATGACAAACACGTTCGTATGCTCCGGAAGCTGATAAAAATCATTGACCACTAGCCGGCCCTGCTTATCTTTCGGCAAGTTTAAACGCTGCACAATCTCAACCGGCTGAATGCCGGCCGTCCATACCGTGACGTCGGTCAGAATCGTCTCGCCCGACTTGCAGTCGTGAAGCGCTCCTTGCTCAACACGGTCTAACGAAACGTTTCCGCGCATTTCCACATGATGCTCGACAAACCAGGAGCTCACATAACGTTTCAGCGTGCCCGGGAATGCAGACAGTACGCTGCTTCCCCGGTCGATAATCCGGATGTTCAAATCCGGCCGGCTTTCCCGCAGCTCTGCAGCCACCTCGACGCCGCTCAGTCCGCCCCCGATAATCGACACTTGTCCGTAAGGCTTCGTATCGTTGATCAGCTGGTACGTTTTGCGTGTCGAGGAAAAGCTTTGGATACTGGAAGAGTATTGCTGCGCGCCTTCGATGCCGTGGTAGTTGTCCGTACAGCCGAGCGCAATGACGAGCCAGTCGTAAGAAAGAGGATCTTGGCCTGCCAGATAAACCAGCTTGTTCGCCGGATCGATTTCCGTCACTTCACCGTACGTGAGCAGCAGCCGCGGGTCGGAAGGAAACAATACCCGCAGTTCATGATCCGAAGCGGTTCCCGCCGCAAGCGCGTAATATTCTGTCTTGAGGCCTTGAAACGGCATCCGGTCAATCATAACAAGGCTAACATCGCTGGGGACATCCCCGTCGAGCAGCTCCTGCGCTAAAGCCAAACCGCCGTATCCGCCGCCCAGAATGACAAAACGTTTCATCGTATCCACAACCTTATCTTCTCGAATCTTTTCCTAATGTTTCCAACGCATTTCATCCATATCATATAAGGGTTGTTAACCTAATATGCGCCTCGCTGAAGCGGCTTACTCATACACTTTGATTTCGTTGTAAAAGGTGTCCCGTTCCACCGGAATGCGGCCTGCCCCTTTAATGAGCCAGACCAAATCTTCACGCGACAGCCCTGCCGGCGTCAGCGCGCCGGCCGAATGGCTGATCCGCTCGCGCACAAGCGTCCCATGCGCATCGGAGGCGCCCATCGTCAGGGATACCTGCGTCAGCTGCGGGCCGATGTTGATGAAATACGCTTTGATGTGCTGGAAATTATCGAGCATGAGACGCCCGATCGCAATCGTCTTCAAGTCCTCGTATGCCGAATTGCGGCGACGGATGCCCGCTTTAGGACTGGACGGCTGCATCGACAGCGGAATAAAGACCATGAAGCCGTTCGTTTCATCCTGCAGCTCGCGCAGCTGCGCCATATGGTCGATGCGCTGCTCGTACGTTTCCACCGAGCCGTACAGCATCGTCGTATGCGTGCGCAGGCCGAGTTCGTGCGCGGCGCGGTGAACGGCGAGGTATTGGCTTACGTTCGCTTTTTCCACGCGCATCTTCTGACGGTACTGATCGGACAAAATTTCCGCTCCGCCGCCCGTAAGCGACTCGAGCCCCGCTTTCATAAGCTCCTGCAGCACTTCCTTGTAGCTGAGACCGCTGATGCGGGAGAAGAAATCAATTTCTGCCGCCGTATAAGCTTTCAGCGTGACATGCGGGTATTTTTCCTTGAGCGCTTTAAGCGAATCTACATAGTATTGAAACGGAACATGGGGGTTATGCCCGCCGACGATATGGAATTCCCGGACGCCGGGGTGAATATGCTGCTCGATATACTCGA carries:
- a CDS encoding Cthe_2314 family HEPN domain-containing protein, with amino-acid sequence MLRFLFGESPHTPQGELADAVKSMTAAAAYFRREAERGRDMNHKQRTYEIWTLGLISSLDELEQSHYAAQRFGSRIRSDTYAGLTDEERLDYRRYVYFDKNMFIRLFALLDKLGTLLNDRLALETERVKPYFSYFTVLRRMRERRLHGQLAAALNEVNDKYEDSMTRLRKRRNVEVHNMNSELQDDLAQSRLHYGTEMKLENLQQQIDDSAAGLAMAAETLRIAFDYLNSARR
- a CDS encoding NifU family protein; its protein translation is MSENAQSTMYDEVLDVLDKLRPFLQRDGGDVELVDVEDGIVKLRLMGACGSCPSSTITLKAGIERALLEEVEGVQEVVQVF
- a CDS encoding YuzB family protein; its protein translation is MKPMIEFCASNMHHGTRRLLEKLEENPELDVIEYGCLGNCGECYLAPFALVNGEIVSAEDVEQLEERIRDVLKDQQADREALDKLIDDL
- a CDS encoding SDR family oxidoreductase, which codes for MELQGRTVLITGSAKGLGRRTAMELGAKGCNVVLNYKTSEAEALRLCAEISDLGVGCAAVQADISQPDDVERLGAEAERLFGGVDILVNNAGPFIRERRVFAEYDREDIVGLLHGNLLGAMLLDHRLLPGMRERRWGRIVHFGFGRAMEGRAWPHRAVYAAAKTGLVSFTKTLAVEEAEYGITVNMVCPGDIRGENKEKSISEVIGVPDDESPRGRPGTGEDVARVITFLCLPQSDFLTGNIIDVTGGLDPIRPSIKR
- the mqnE gene encoding aminofutalosine synthase MqnE, producing MSVILPTEDRKMLDIMEKVRHGERITREEGVFLYKSDDLLTIGQMANEVNLRKNGKKVYFIDTMTLYFTNVCEAHCAFCSFRKDQGEEGSYTLSGAEMIEYIEQHIHPGVREFHIVGGHNPHVPFQYYVDSLKALKEKYPHVTLKAYTAAEIDFFSRISGLSYKEVLQELMKAGLESLTGGGAEILSDQYRQKMRVEKANVSQYLAVHRAAHELGLRTHTTMLYGSVETYEQRIDHMAQLRELQDETNGFMVFIPLSMQPSSPKAGIRRRNSAYEDLKTIAIGRLMLDNFQHIKAYFINIGPQLTQVSLTMGASDAHGTLVRERISHSAGALTPAGLSREDLVWLIKGAGRIPVERDTFYNEIKVYE
- a CDS encoding UbiD family decarboxylase — protein: MNHNLRQFVELLRSEGDLAVIDAPVDPYLELAEIHRRVIEQEGPALLFTNVTGSSFPVLTNMFGTARRVDLAFGPRPEALMKNIVGAADRLLPPSLGAVWGERGLIKDVLKVGLKTVAPSNAPVLEVCRKDKPLAGLPVLTSWQEDGGPFVTLPLVYTEHPEHRKKHNLGMYRMQVFDDSTTGMHWQIHKGGGFHYYEAEKRNEPLPVTVFLGGPPALIASAIAPVPEHLPELMIASLILGDKLPVVTDPYGPHRLPAQAEFAISGSVPPHLRRPEGPFGDHFGYYSLTHDFPVFNVNHVWHRKDAIYPATIVGKPRQEDYYLGEYLQRLLGPAFPMVMPGVRDLWAYAETGVHALAAAIVRESYSREALGTGFRILGEGQLSLTKVLMLTDQPLDLSRFDTLLETVLERFRPETDLFVFDKTSHDTLDYTSGKLNHGSKAILLGVGEPVRSLPGEYSEGPLADINDIAVYCRGCLTVSGASYASDPELPQRVLGELLERGTDWPLVVLVDDAKQTASAQTPFLWTVFTRFNPADDIYAATDVQRHHLGYRLPLVIDARMKPGYPDELFPREDIVQKVDSRWKEYFPG
- a CDS encoding NAD(P)/FAD-dependent oxidoreductase, producing MKRFVILGGGYGGLALAQELLDGDVPSDVSLVMIDRMPFQGLKTEYYALAAGTASDHELRVLFPSDPRLLLTYGEVTEIDPANKLVYLAGQDPLSYDWLVIALGCTDNYHGIEGAQQYSSSIQSFSSTRKTYQLINDTKPYGQVSIIGGGLSGVEVAAELRESRPDLNIRIIDRGSSVLSAFPGTLKRYVSSWFVEHHVEMRGNVSLDRVEQGALHDCKSGETILTDVTVWTAGIQPVEIVQRLNLPKDKQGRLVVNDFYQLPEHTNVFVIGDCASVPYSPSGQLAGAMGKQVAEVMQALWKGKEPKMSPIRLKGVLGSLGKKAGFGLMGKTSLVGRVPRLLKSGVLWKSKRHFG